The DNA sequence GCTGTTGATGCGGTCGCAAGTCGATTGCGCAGCTCTTCCAGACCCTCACCGCGCGATGTGGCCGCTTCGCCCATGCCTTCGGCCATGGCCTTGTCCATCGCGATCGAGCGAGCTGTCTGATAGCGAACGTCAGTCTGATCGCCATTCGCGGATACGCCGAGACGTTCGAGCATGTCCTGATAGATCGCATCAGATCGCCCGCCGTAGCTGCCGCCGCCGCCAAAATCGCCGCGCGCCATGCGTTCGAGCGAGTTCACATCAACGCCCAGGGTGCGAAGTGAATCTGTCTTAAGCTGGTTGGCGATCGAGGAAACATCGGTCAGCTGGTTCAACCCTTGGTAGAGCTGCTGCGCTTCCGCAATCTGCTGGCGACCTTGCTCGATCATCTGCATGGTCTTCTGGATTTGTTCGATATGCTTGAGCACCGACGTGCTATCGAACACAGGGATACCCTGCGCACTGGCTGGCGTCGCGGCCGCAAGGCTCCCGATCGACACAGCCGCCAAGATAAGCTGCTTCATAGTCTCACTCCTTTCAGCTTGGGCGCCGGCGCCGGTGAAATTCCGGCAACCAGAGCTTCGGATCATTGCCCAGTTCGGCAATCACTTCGCGGGCCACGCCCGTTGTTTCAGCGCGGCCCGACAGCACGGCCAGTTCATCGTCCATGCCAATGAGATCCAGGCCGACCACAACGGAGTCATGGCCCTGCTTCACGAGGAATTTGCGGCTTTCCGGCGACAGCTCTTCGCGCACCAGCTTAAATTCCGCCTCCGAGAGCGAGAAGCCTTCGATGTAATCCCGGCGCTGGCCGAACGGATTGGGCAGGAAGATTTTCGTCGCGACCTGCTCCAAGATCGAATGGCTGATCGTGGACCGCAGCGCGTCCGCAGGCGACTGTGTT is a window from the Sphingobium yanoikuyae genome containing:
- a CDS encoding type IV secretion system protein, yielding MKQLILAAVSIGSLAAATPASAQGIPVFDSTSVLKHIEQIQKTMQMIEQGRQQIAEAQQLYQGLNQLTDVSSIANQLKTDSLRTLGVDVNSLERMARGDFGGGGSYGGRSDAIYQDMLERLGVSANGDQTDVRYQTARSIAMDKAMAEGMGEAATSRGEGLEELRNRLATASTAKEVADLQARIQLESASMMNDQG